The Actinocatenispora sera genome has a window encoding:
- a CDS encoding helix-turn-helix domain-containing protein, producing MPYRQWRTAVPGATLWTRRVGPAGSTGRVLPDGCMDLIAVDGELIVAGPDTHAHPADSPPGMRLAAVRFDPGVGPAVLGVPARELRDSRVPLSALWPARRVRALADRLAAAPDPATELARALAGPLFTANDPRLRRLVAELARGTPVGTVAADSYLSERQLHRRCRDVFGYGPKTLARILRMNRALDAARGGRSLVVVAADFGYADQAHLSRDVRALTGVPPTVLLAD from the coding sequence ATCCCGTACCGGCAGTGGCGGACCGCCGTACCCGGGGCCACGCTGTGGACCCGCCGGGTCGGACCGGCCGGCTCCACCGGCCGGGTCCTGCCGGACGGCTGCATGGATCTCATCGCCGTCGACGGCGAGCTGATCGTCGCCGGGCCGGACACCCACGCGCACCCGGCGGACAGCCCGCCCGGCATGCGGCTCGCGGCCGTACGGTTCGACCCCGGCGTCGGCCCCGCCGTGCTCGGTGTCCCCGCCCGCGAGCTGCGCGACAGCCGGGTACCGCTGTCCGCCCTGTGGCCGGCGCGCCGGGTGCGCGCGCTGGCCGACCGGCTCGCCGCCGCGCCCGACCCGGCCACCGAGCTCGCCCGGGCGCTGGCCGGACCGTTGTTCACCGCGAACGATCCGCGGCTGCGCCGGCTCGTCGCCGAGCTCGCCCGTGGTACCCCGGTCGGCACCGTCGCGGCCGACTCGTACCTCAGCGAGCGGCAGCTGCACCGGCGCTGCCGCGACGTCTTCGGGTACGGGCCGAAGACCCTGGCCCGGATCCTGCGGATGAACCGGGCGCTGGACGCGGCCCGGGGCGGGCGATCGCTGGTGGTGGTGGCGGCCGACTTCGGGTACGCCGACCAGGCCCACCTCAGCCGCGACGTGCGCGCCCTCACCGGCGTCCCCCCGACCGTCCTGCTGGCCGACTGA
- the hemE gene encoding uroporphyrinogen decarboxylase, translating into MAAMSTPTSTESPFLAACRRRPTGRRPVWFMRQAGRSLPEYRALREGVPMLTACRTPELITEITLQPVRRLGVDAAVLFSDIVVPLAAAGIDVDIQPGVGPVVAEPVRDAAAVAAIRPLAPDDVGYVRTAVRALVAELGDTPLIGFAGAPFTLASYLIEGGPSRSHARTKALMHGQPEVWHELCSRLAGIAGEFLKVQVAAGASAVQLFDSWAGALSAADYATFVAPHSAAVLRTVAQAAPQVPRIHFGVGTGHLLPAMAAAGANVVGVDWRTPLSAAAEAVGPERAVQGNLDPALLLAPWPVVADEVRRICAEGDQAAGHVFNLGHGVLPETDPDMLARVVDLVHQLPPA; encoded by the coding sequence ATGGCCGCGATGAGCACGCCGACGAGTACCGAGTCCCCGTTCCTTGCCGCCTGCCGGCGCCGCCCGACCGGCCGCCGGCCGGTCTGGTTCATGCGTCAGGCCGGTCGCTCGCTGCCGGAGTACCGCGCGCTGCGCGAGGGCGTGCCGATGCTGACCGCCTGCCGTACGCCGGAGCTGATCACCGAGATCACCCTGCAGCCGGTGCGCCGGCTCGGCGTCGACGCCGCGGTCCTGTTCTCCGACATCGTGGTGCCGCTCGCCGCGGCGGGCATCGACGTGGACATCCAGCCGGGGGTCGGCCCGGTCGTCGCCGAGCCGGTCCGGGACGCTGCCGCGGTCGCCGCGATCCGGCCGCTCGCCCCCGACGATGTCGGGTACGTGCGCACCGCGGTGCGGGCGCTGGTCGCCGAGCTCGGTGACACCCCGCTGATCGGGTTCGCCGGGGCGCCGTTCACGCTGGCCAGCTACCTGATCGAGGGCGGACCGTCGCGCAGCCACGCCCGTACCAAGGCGTTGATGCACGGGCAGCCCGAGGTGTGGCACGAGCTGTGTTCCCGGCTCGCGGGGATCGCCGGTGAGTTCCTGAAGGTACAGGTGGCGGCCGGGGCGTCGGCGGTGCAGCTGTTCGACTCGTGGGCCGGTGCGCTCTCCGCCGCCGACTACGCCACGTTCGTCGCGCCGCACTCGGCGGCGGTGCTGCGTACCGTCGCGCAGGCCGCGCCGCAGGTGCCGCGGATCCACTTCGGCGTGGGTACCGGTCACCTGCTGCCGGCGATGGCCGCGGCCGGCGCGAACGTGGTCGGCGTCGACTGGCGTACCCCGCTGTCGGCCGCGGCCGAGGCGGTCGGCCCGGAGCGGGCGGTGCAGGGCAACCTGGACCCGGCGCTGCTGCTCGCGCCGTGGCCGGTGGTGGCCGACGAGGTACGGCGGATCTGCGCCGAGGGTGACCAGGCCGCCGGGCACGTGTTCAACCTCGGCCACGGGGTACTGCCGGAGACCGATCCGGACATGCTGGCCAGGGTGGTCGATCTGGTGCACCAGCTGCCCCCGGCGTAG
- a CDS encoding DUF3000 domain-containing protein: protein MAPSTVLPPETFTRAVQGLTSVRPRAEIALDPLPAPKRLAPFAHAIGATVLRDEDEVSTGRLVLLYDPQGHPAWQGTLRLVSYLTAEIEPELAADPLLPAVGWSWLIDALDAHGADYTAIGGTVTQTTSTRFGELAGPPAAADLEIRASWTPLSTELGVHLEAWCALLSSTAGLPPPGVADLAR, encoded by the coding sequence ATGGCGCCGTCGACCGTGCTGCCCCCCGAGACGTTCACGCGCGCCGTGCAGGGGCTCACCTCGGTCCGGCCGCGGGCGGAGATCGCGCTCGACCCGCTGCCGGCGCCGAAGCGGCTTGCGCCGTTCGCGCACGCGATCGGCGCCACGGTGCTGCGCGACGAGGACGAGGTGTCCACCGGCCGGCTGGTCCTGCTGTACGACCCGCAGGGCCATCCGGCCTGGCAGGGGACGCTGCGGCTGGTCAGTTACCTCACCGCCGAGATCGAGCCGGAACTCGCGGCCGACCCGCTGCTCCCGGCGGTCGGGTGGAGCTGGCTGATCGACGCGCTGGACGCACACGGCGCCGACTACACCGCGATCGGCGGCACCGTCACCCAGACGACGTCCACCCGGTTCGGCGAACTGGCCGGGCCACCGGCCGCCGCCGATCTGGAGATCCGCGCCTCCTGGACGCCGCTGTCCACCGAGCTGGGCGTCCACCTGGAAGCCTGGTGCGCGTTGCTGTCCTCGACCGCCGGGCTGCCACCGCCCGGCGTTGCCGACCTCGCCCGCTGA
- a CDS encoding S1C family serine protease — protein MPGGEPPADGVARWSDATSSWSVQPPAGGQPPLGGGPGQPMPAGGPGWPAPSPQRSRLGTVVAVIAVVLVVVTVVQTVLLVETNSALGDQKKAAAAAEKKSDRRLAKLEDHVDGLQQRVKKSLDSAGVAAKVLPSVFQVDAGEYLGTGFVVGAAPGGGTYLLTNHHVVEHLLDSGSKSVKLERSGGSYRAKVVKYDADKDIALLECDESFHVLQVIDKPVRSGEPVVAVGSPLGLGGSVTTGVVSSPERAVPGTDDKFIQFDAAINPGNSGGPVVNANGQVVGIATEKARDAEGIGLAIPISVPCDQFSVCGK, from the coding sequence ATGCCGGGCGGAGAGCCGCCGGCGGACGGCGTCGCCCGGTGGTCGGACGCCACCTCGTCCTGGTCGGTGCAGCCCCCGGCGGGCGGTCAGCCGCCGCTCGGTGGCGGGCCGGGTCAGCCGATGCCGGCCGGTGGGCCGGGCTGGCCGGCGCCGTCCCCGCAGCGCAGCCGGCTCGGCACCGTGGTCGCGGTGATCGCGGTCGTGCTGGTCGTGGTCACGGTCGTACAGACGGTGTTGCTGGTGGAGACCAACTCGGCGCTCGGCGATCAGAAGAAGGCGGCGGCGGCCGCGGAGAAGAAGAGCGACCGCCGGCTCGCCAAGCTGGAGGACCACGTCGACGGCCTGCAACAGCGGGTGAAGAAGTCGCTGGACTCCGCCGGCGTCGCGGCGAAGGTGCTGCCCAGCGTCTTCCAGGTGGACGCCGGTGAATATCTGGGCACCGGCTTCGTGGTCGGCGCCGCGCCCGGCGGTGGCACCTACCTGCTGACCAACCACCACGTCGTGGAGCACCTGCTGGACTCCGGCAGCAAGTCGGTGAAGCTGGAGCGTTCCGGCGGGTCGTACCGGGCGAAGGTGGTCAAGTACGACGCGGACAAGGACATCGCGCTGCTGGAGTGCGACGAGAGTTTCCACGTGCTTCAGGTGATCGACAAGCCGGTGCGCTCGGGCGAGCCGGTCGTGGCGGTCGGCTCCCCGTTGGGGCTGGGCGGATCGGTGACCACCGGGGTGGTCAGTTCGCCGGAGCGTGCGGTGCCGGGCACCGACGACAAGTTCATCCAGTTCGACGCGGCGATCAACCCCGGCAACTCGGGTGGTCCGGTGGTGAACGCGAACGGGCAGGTCGTCGGTATCGCCACCGAGAAGGCGAGGGACGCGGAGGGGATCGGCCTCGCGATCCCGATCTCCGTACCCTGCGACCAGTTCTCGGTGTGCGGGAAGTGA
- a CDS encoding HRDC domain-containing protein: protein MVDASTPVPQDAAAPAPADSTQETAVGDAPAPVLLREPREGIPEPIADAAAVPELAARFAAGTGPVALDAERASGYRYSQRAYLVQLRRAGSGTALVDPIPITDAGSDLSPLSAALSDTEWVLHAASQDLACLAELNLRPRQLFDTELAARLAGFERVGLAAITERLLGFALEKQHSAADWSTRPLPASWLAYAALDVELLVELRDALDAELHRQGKSQWAAEEFAALVHGLPTRPRPEPWRRTSGIHRVRGARGLARVRALWTARDEVARRRDTAPGRVLPDAAIVAAAQADPGDERELTAVPGFTGRGARRLGGTWLTALQQAKALPAGELPAVSVPPDGPPPTHRWAERDPAAAARLSRARAAVGAIAADHTVPPENLLTPDTLRRLAWSPPQPVDAAAVQAFLADHGAREWQIGLTLDALTESLTDE from the coding sequence GTGGTCGACGCATCAACGCCGGTACCGCAGGACGCCGCCGCCCCAGCGCCTGCGGACAGCACGCAGGAGACAGCGGTCGGTGACGCTCCGGCGCCGGTGCTGCTGCGCGAGCCCCGCGAGGGCATCCCCGAGCCGATCGCCGACGCCGCCGCGGTGCCAGAGCTCGCGGCCCGGTTCGCCGCCGGGACCGGCCCGGTCGCGCTGGACGCCGAGCGCGCCTCCGGCTACCGCTACAGCCAGCGGGCCTACCTGGTCCAACTGCGCCGGGCCGGCTCGGGTACGGCGCTGGTCGACCCGATCCCGATCACCGACGCGGGTAGCGATCTGTCTCCGCTGTCGGCCGCGCTGAGCGACACCGAGTGGGTGTTGCACGCCGCCAGCCAGGATCTGGCCTGCCTGGCCGAGCTGAACCTGCGCCCGCGACAACTGTTCGACACCGAGCTCGCCGCCCGGTTGGCCGGGTTCGAGCGAGTCGGGCTCGCGGCGATCACCGAGCGGCTGCTCGGTTTCGCCCTGGAGAAGCAGCACTCGGCGGCCGACTGGTCCACCCGGCCGCTGCCGGCGAGCTGGCTCGCCTACGCCGCGCTGGACGTCGAGCTGCTGGTGGAGCTGCGCGACGCGCTGGACGCCGAGCTGCACCGGCAGGGCAAGTCGCAGTGGGCCGCCGAGGAGTTCGCCGCGCTGGTGCACGGGCTGCCGACCCGGCCGCGGCCGGAGCCGTGGCGGCGCACCTCCGGTATCCACCGGGTCCGCGGTGCCCGCGGCCTGGCCCGGGTGCGCGCGCTGTGGACCGCGCGAGACGAGGTGGCCCGGCGCCGCGACACCGCGCCGGGCCGGGTGCTGCCGGACGCCGCCATCGTCGCGGCCGCCCAGGCCGACCCGGGCGACGAGCGGGAACTGACCGCCGTACCCGGCTTCACCGGCCGCGGCGCGCGCCGCCTCGGCGGTACCTGGTTGACCGCGTTGCAGCAGGCCAAGGCGCTGCCGGCGGGCGAGTTGCCGGCCGTGAGCGTGCCACCGGACGGCCCGCCGCCGACGCACCGGTGGGCCGAGCGCGACCCGGCCGCGGCGGCCCGGCTGTCCCGCGCCCGCGCCGCGGTCGGCGCCATCGCCGCGGACCACACGGTGCCGCCGGAGAACCTGCTCACCCCCGACACCCTGCGCCGGCTCGCCTGGAGCCCGCCGCAACCGGTGGACGCGGCCGCGGTGCAGGCGTTCCTGGCCGACCACGGTGCCCGAGAGTGGCAGATCGGGCTGACCCTGGACGCGTTGACCGAGTCGCTCACCGACGAGTGA
- a CDS encoding ROK family transcriptional regulator has protein sequence MTRGRQEPPGTSGTTGPPLLRLINQGKVLAVLRAGGPLRVGELARLSGLSRPTVSHVIDQLSEAGWVDYLDRAPDAQRQLGRPARVVRFRADAGYVLGIDIGPHQTAVLVADLDGRTVGSARRITSSAQDQHQLLAAVRSAVDTALSAAGIAHDAVLSVAVGSPGIIDRDAGTVVQAPGLPGWTTLDLKQQLRRFFRCPVLVDNDVNLAVLGERWRGVARDADTVVFVLWGERVGAGICIRGQLHRGKGDAAGEIGYLTVLGDDDGAQPDDEGRGPFEREVGASAILRLARTLAADPARASVLADRPDLDVPEVFAAAGDDPVAREVVDTIAVRLARGLAPLLLTLDPDVLVIGGGISRAGPRILDSVDQHLQRLVLTPTPLRLSALGGDAVVTGAIRYALDDVQARLLPSADATDPAAGIRQP, from the coding sequence GTGACACGAGGTCGTCAAGAGCCGCCAGGAACGTCCGGTACGACGGGGCCGCCGCTGCTGCGACTGATCAACCAGGGCAAGGTGCTGGCCGTCCTGCGGGCCGGCGGGCCGCTGCGGGTGGGCGAGCTGGCCCGGCTCTCCGGCCTGTCCCGCCCCACCGTCAGCCACGTCATCGACCAGCTGTCCGAGGCCGGCTGGGTCGACTACCTGGACCGAGCGCCGGACGCGCAACGCCAGCTCGGCCGGCCCGCCCGGGTGGTGCGCTTCCGCGCCGACGCCGGCTACGTGCTGGGCATCGACATCGGACCGCACCAGACCGCCGTCCTGGTCGCCGACCTGGACGGCCGCACCGTCGGATCGGCCCGCCGGATCACCTCCTCGGCGCAGGACCAGCACCAGCTCCTCGCCGCCGTCCGGTCCGCGGTCGACACGGCGCTGAGCGCGGCCGGGATCGCCCACGATGCGGTGCTGTCGGTGGCGGTCGGCAGCCCCGGCATCATCGACCGGGACGCGGGCACCGTCGTGCAGGCGCCCGGGCTGCCGGGATGGACGACGCTCGACCTCAAGCAGCAACTGCGGCGCTTCTTCCGCTGCCCGGTCCTGGTCGACAACGACGTCAACCTGGCCGTCCTCGGCGAGCGGTGGCGCGGGGTGGCCCGCGACGCCGACACCGTCGTGTTCGTCCTGTGGGGCGAACGGGTCGGCGCCGGTATCTGCATCCGTGGCCAGCTGCACCGCGGCAAGGGCGACGCCGCCGGAGAGATCGGCTACCTCACCGTGCTCGGCGACGACGACGGCGCGCAACCCGACGACGAGGGCCGCGGGCCGTTCGAGCGCGAGGTCGGGGCCAGCGCGATCCTCCGCCTCGCCCGCACCCTCGCGGCCGACCCCGCCCGCGCGTCGGTGCTCGCCGACCGGCCGGATCTGGACGTACCGGAGGTGTTCGCGGCGGCCGGCGACGACCCCGTCGCCCGGGAGGTGGTGGACACCATCGCCGTACGGCTCGCCCGCGGACTCGCGCCGCTGCTGCTGACGCTCGACCCGGACGTCCTCGTCATCGGCGGCGGGATCTCGCGGGCCGGCCCGCGCATCCTCGACTCGGTCGACCAGCACCTGCAACGGTTGGTGCTCACGCCCACCCCGCTGCGGCTGTCCGCCCTCGGCGGGGACGCGGTCGTCACCGGCGCCATCCGCTACGCGCTCGACGACGTCCAGGCGCGGTTGCTCCCCAGCGCCGACGCCACCGACCCGGCGGCAGGCATCCGGCAACCGTGA
- the hemQ gene encoding hydrogen peroxide-dependent heme synthase, with protein MSDETASNAARIRELNATVRYTMWSVFAATAPLPTLRDELTGELTGLLEALPDKGVEVRGTYDVSGLRAGADLMIWWHSADPDALQEAFGAVRRTQLGRYLTPTWSSMAVHRPAEFNKSHLPAFLSEQPHDYVAVYPFNRSYEWYLLPDDERRFMLAEHGKMARAYPDVRANTVPAFALGDYEWILAFEADELHRIVDLMRELRAATARRHTRLEIPFHTGRRRDIAEIIAALP; from the coding sequence ATGTCCGACGAGACCGCGAGCAACGCCGCCCGGATCCGGGAACTCAACGCGACCGTGCGGTACACCATGTGGTCGGTGTTCGCCGCGACCGCGCCGCTGCCGACGCTGCGCGACGAGCTGACCGGTGAGCTGACCGGGCTGCTGGAAGCGTTGCCGGACAAGGGCGTCGAGGTGCGCGGCACGTACGACGTGTCCGGACTGCGGGCCGGCGCCGATCTGATGATCTGGTGGCACTCCGCCGATCCGGACGCGTTGCAGGAGGCGTTCGGTGCGGTGCGCCGTACCCAGCTCGGCCGGTACCTGACGCCCACCTGGTCGTCGATGGCGGTGCACCGGCCGGCCGAGTTCAACAAGAGCCACCTGCCGGCGTTCCTGTCCGAGCAACCGCACGACTACGTCGCCGTCTACCCCTTCAACCGGTCGTACGAGTGGTACCTGCTGCCCGACGACGAGCGCCGCTTCATGCTCGCCGAGCACGGCAAGATGGCCCGCGCATACCCGGACGTGCGGGCCAACACGGTGCCCGCGTTCGCGCTCGGCGACTACGAGTGGATCCTCGCGTTCGAGGCGGACGAGCTGCACCGCATCGTGGACCTGATGCGCGAGCTGCGGGCCGCGACCGCGCGCCGGCACACCCGGTTGGAGATCCCGTTCCACACCGGCCGCCGGCGCGACATCGCCGAGATCATCGCCGCCCTGCCGTAG
- a CDS encoding thiolase family protein — protein MPRNVRDVVFVDGVRTPFGKAGGMYAETRADDLVIRCIRELIRRHPELPPERIDEVAIAATTQIGDQGLTIGRTAALLAGLPKTVPGYAIDRMCAGAMTAVTTVASGIAFGAYDVALAGGVEHMGRHPMGEGVDPNPRIIAEKLVDPSALIMGATAENLHDRLPGITKQRADAFALASQQKVAKAYAEGKLQPDLVTMATRSVEQGWGVATSDEAPRDTSLEKLAGLKTPFRPHGRVTAGNAAGLNDGATCSIVAAEEVAAELGLPAAMRLVSYGFAGVEPEVMGVGPIPSTEKALRLAGLSIDDIGLFELNEAFAVQVLAFLDHFGVADDDPRVNQWGGAIALGHPLASSGVRLMTQLARQFAEHPEVRYGLTAMCIGIGMGGSVIWENPAWEGNK, from the coding sequence GTGCCCCGTAACGTCCGCGACGTCGTCTTCGTCGACGGCGTGCGCACCCCGTTCGGCAAGGCGGGTGGCATGTACGCGGAGACCCGCGCCGATGACCTGGTCATCCGGTGCATCCGCGAACTGATCCGCCGCCACCCGGAACTGCCGCCCGAGCGCATCGACGAGGTCGCCATCGCGGCGACCACCCAGATCGGAGACCAGGGCCTGACCATCGGCCGCACCGCGGCGCTGTTGGCCGGCCTGCCCAAGACCGTCCCCGGGTACGCGATCGACCGGATGTGCGCGGGCGCGATGACCGCGGTGACCACGGTCGCCTCCGGCATCGCGTTCGGCGCGTACGACGTGGCGCTCGCCGGCGGGGTGGAGCACATGGGCCGGCACCCGATGGGCGAGGGCGTCGACCCGAACCCGCGGATCATCGCCGAGAAGCTGGTCGACCCGTCCGCGCTGATCATGGGCGCCACCGCGGAGAACCTGCACGACCGGCTGCCGGGCATCACCAAGCAGCGCGCGGACGCGTTCGCGCTGGCCAGCCAGCAGAAGGTGGCCAAGGCGTACGCCGAGGGCAAGCTGCAGCCCGACCTGGTCACGATGGCCACCCGCTCGGTCGAGCAGGGCTGGGGCGTCGCCACCAGCGACGAGGCACCGCGCGACACCAGCCTGGAGAAGCTCGCCGGGCTCAAGACCCCGTTCCGACCGCACGGCCGGGTCACCGCGGGCAACGCGGCGGGCCTCAACGACGGCGCGACCTGCTCGATCGTCGCGGCCGAGGAGGTCGCCGCCGAGCTGGGGCTGCCAGCCGCGATGCGGCTGGTCAGCTACGGGTTCGCCGGCGTCGAGCCGGAGGTGATGGGCGTCGGGCCGATCCCGTCGACCGAGAAGGCGCTGCGGCTTGCCGGGCTGTCCATCGACGACATCGGCCTGTTCGAGCTGAACGAGGCGTTCGCGGTGCAGGTGCTCGCGTTCCTCGACCACTTCGGTGTCGCCGACGACGACCCGCGGGTCAACCAGTGGGGCGGCGCGATCGCGCTGGGCCACCCGCTCGCGTCCTCCGGGGTACGGCTGATGACCCAGCTGGCGCGCCAGTTCGCCGAGCACCCCGAGGTGCGCTACGGGCTGACCGCGATGTGCATCGGCATCGGCATGGGCGGCTCGGTCATCTGGGAGAACCCGGCTTGGGAGGGCAACAAGTGA